One stretch of Serinicoccus hydrothermalis DNA includes these proteins:
- the recC gene encoding exodeoxyribonuclease V subunit gamma: MSTAALAEGLAGLLADPLPDPFAEEVVAVPAKGVERWLAQRLSHTLGAGTTGHDGVCAGIRFLTPHSLVSLVLGIDRDDPWHPDRLVWPVLQAIDTSLGERWADTLARHLGSGAESSEEAQLRRGRRYAVARRLAVLFSGYAASRPAMITDWREGGDGDGLGGQVEEDLAWQPPLWRRVLEVVDAEPPDVRHARVVAALRSGERGPDLPGLVLPGRLSLFGHTRIARSEVEVLSALAEHRDVHLWLPQASPAAWERLAPEVAPGPVPRDEDDTALLVEHPLLASLGRDARELQRTLALVPHASSPAATPDPPPSSATLLHLLQGDLARDHVPGAPEVAQRDVPATDRSLQVHACHGQARQIDVLRDVLADLLQDDPTLEPRDILVMCPDIDAYAPLVHAGFGLGEVVRNGHGDHGSSATHPAHSLRVRLADRAPTQGNPLLALAARLVELAGGRLTAGEVLDLARSAPVRRRFGLDDDDLERLGDWVGAVGVRWGLDEEHRADYALAGLSQNTWQAGLARVLVGAAVDGEEVDHLGTTLGLDDLDSGDLDLAGRMSELVDRLGRTLRALRRAEQVSEWADGLDEGVLGLADVGPTEGWQVTQLRRELDLVRRHAGAAADAGTAGTASGTTLALSDVHALLDEQAAGRATRSNFRTGTLTVCTMVPMRSVPHRVVALVGLDDGVFPRTTAADGDDATARRSVTGERDPRSEDRQLLLDALMAARDALVVTYTGFDEHTGAPRPPAVPLGELIDTVRRTADPMSPGVSRVLTHHPLQPFDPRNLGAAGEGIPPLLPQDDPFSHDPAALRGGRAAVGEREPRPRPVDTALAPRADADEPVELDALLRFFDNPARAYLRDRLGLLLPEVPEEASEGIPVELDGLEKWAVGDRVLAAVLAGRDPGATVDAELWRGELPPGALGTGVMKDVTRDAQRVAEATWSALGQGGWGVPLERDTLDVDLDLPGGRRLTGTVTGLVGDRAVTATFSTVKAKQRLRSWITSLVLSAALGGDATSHLLGRQRWGRHQGGVHYVHGPHDPTRARELLGQLVDLRDRGLVEPLPLPVQTSLRWAESYLGGPGDDRAATLDAVREWRTDDTFDQAFPKEQDDPSRSYVHGGAVPLQEILGVPLEDERWTPGVEHRLGQLALRVWGPVLSGDAERKERV, from the coding sequence GTGAGCACCGCGGCCCTGGCGGAGGGGCTCGCCGGGCTGCTCGCCGACCCGCTGCCCGATCCGTTCGCCGAGGAGGTCGTGGCCGTGCCGGCCAAGGGGGTCGAGCGGTGGCTGGCGCAGCGGCTGTCGCACACGCTCGGTGCGGGGACGACCGGCCACGACGGCGTCTGCGCGGGCATCCGCTTCCTCACCCCGCACTCGCTGGTCTCGCTGGTGCTGGGCATCGACCGCGACGACCCGTGGCACCCGGACCGGCTGGTGTGGCCGGTGCTGCAGGCGATCGACACGAGCCTGGGCGAGCGCTGGGCCGACACGCTCGCGCGGCACCTGGGCAGCGGCGCGGAGAGCAGCGAGGAGGCGCAGCTGCGGCGGGGGCGGCGTTACGCCGTCGCCCGGCGGCTGGCCGTGCTCTTCTCCGGGTATGCCGCCTCCCGCCCGGCGATGATCACCGACTGGCGCGAGGGCGGGGACGGGGACGGGCTCGGCGGGCAGGTCGAGGAGGACCTCGCCTGGCAGCCGCCGCTCTGGCGCCGGGTGCTCGAGGTCGTCGACGCCGAACCGCCGGACGTGCGCCACGCGCGAGTGGTCGCGGCGCTGCGCTCCGGCGAGCGGGGGCCGGACCTGCCGGGGCTGGTGCTGCCCGGGCGGCTGTCCCTCTTCGGGCACACCCGGATCGCGCGCAGCGAGGTCGAGGTGCTCTCGGCGCTGGCCGAGCACCGCGACGTCCACCTCTGGCTGCCGCAGGCCTCGCCCGCCGCGTGGGAGCGCCTGGCACCGGAGGTGGCGCCGGGCCCCGTGCCGCGGGACGAGGACGACACCGCCCTGCTGGTGGAGCACCCCCTGCTGGCGAGCCTGGGCCGGGACGCCCGCGAGCTGCAGCGCACCCTCGCGCTCGTGCCGCACGCCTCGTCCCCGGCGGCGACGCCGGACCCGCCACCGTCGTCGGCGACGTTGCTCCACCTGCTCCAGGGCGACCTGGCCCGCGACCACGTCCCGGGGGCGCCGGAGGTGGCGCAGCGCGACGTCCCGGCGACCGACCGCAGCCTGCAGGTCCACGCCTGCCACGGCCAGGCCCGCCAGATCGACGTGCTGCGCGATGTGCTCGCCGACCTGCTCCAGGACGACCCGACCCTCGAGCCCCGGGACATCCTCGTCATGTGCCCGGACATCGACGCCTACGCCCCGCTGGTGCACGCGGGGTTCGGGCTCGGGGAGGTCGTCCGCAATGGGCACGGCGACCACGGGTCGTCCGCTACCCACCCCGCGCACTCGCTGCGGGTGCGCCTGGCCGACCGGGCCCCGACCCAGGGCAACCCGCTGCTCGCGCTGGCCGCCCGGCTCGTCGAGCTCGCCGGGGGGCGGCTCACGGCGGGCGAGGTGCTCGACCTCGCCCGCAGCGCCCCGGTGCGCCGTCGCTTCGGGCTCGACGACGACGACCTCGAACGCCTCGGCGACTGGGTGGGCGCCGTGGGCGTCCGCTGGGGGCTGGACGAGGAGCACCGTGCCGACTACGCCCTGGCGGGTCTCAGCCAGAACACCTGGCAGGCGGGGCTGGCCCGGGTGCTCGTCGGCGCCGCCGTCGACGGCGAGGAGGTCGACCACCTCGGCACCACGCTCGGCCTGGACGACCTCGACAGCGGTGACCTCGACCTCGCCGGTCGGATGAGCGAGCTCGTCGACCGGCTCGGCCGGACCCTGCGCGCGCTGCGCCGGGCAGAGCAGGTGAGCGAGTGGGCCGACGGCCTGGACGAGGGCGTGCTGGGTCTGGCCGATGTCGGCCCCACCGAGGGGTGGCAGGTCACCCAGCTGCGGCGCGAGCTGGACCTCGTGCGCCGGCACGCCGGAGCCGCCGCCGACGCGGGCACGGCGGGCACGGCGTCCGGGACGACGCTGGCGCTCTCCGACGTGCACGCGCTGCTGGACGAGCAGGCCGCGGGCCGCGCGACCCGGTCCAACTTCCGGACCGGCACCCTCACCGTGTGCACCATGGTGCCGATGCGCTCGGTGCCGCACCGCGTGGTCGCGCTGGTGGGCCTGGACGACGGCGTCTTCCCGCGCACCACCGCCGCCGACGGCGACGACGCGACCGCCCGACGCTCGGTGACCGGCGAGCGCGACCCGCGCAGCGAGGACCGCCAGCTGCTGCTCGACGCCCTCATGGCGGCCCGGGACGCCCTCGTCGTGACCTACACCGGCTTCGACGAGCACACCGGTGCCCCCCGTCCCCCGGCCGTGCCCCTCGGGGAGCTGATCGACACGGTGCGGCGCACCGCCGACCCGATGTCCCCGGGTGTCTCCCGGGTGCTCACGCACCACCCGCTGCAGCCCTTCGACCCGCGCAACCTCGGCGCGGCGGGCGAGGGCATACCGCCGCTGCTGCCGCAGGACGATCCGTTCAGCCACGACCCGGCCGCCCTGCGCGGGGGCCGCGCCGCGGTGGGCGAGCGCGAGCCCCGTCCGCGACCCGTGGACACGGCGCTGGCCCCGCGTGCCGACGCCGACGAGCCGGTGGAGCTGGACGCGCTGCTGCGCTTCTTCGACAACCCGGCGCGGGCCTACCTGCGGGACCGACTCGGGCTGCTCCTGCCGGAGGTGCCGGAGGAGGCGAGCGAGGGCATACCCGTCGAGCTGGACGGGCTGGAGAAGTGGGCGGTCGGCGACCGGGTGCTGGCCGCCGTCCTCGCCGGGCGCGACCCCGGCGCCACCGTCGACGCCGAGCTGTGGCGCGGCGAGCTGCCGCCCGGAGCCCTCGGCACCGGGGTGATGAAGGACGTCACCCGGGACGCCCAGCGGGTGGCGGAGGCCACCTGGTCCGCCCTGGGCCAGGGCGGCTGGGGCGTCCCGCTCGAGCGGGACACGCTCGACGTCGACCTCGACCTGCCCGGCGGCCGGCGGCTCACCGGCACCGTCACCGGGCTCGTCGGCGACCGCGCGGTGACCGCGACTTTCTCGACGGTCAAGGCCAAGCAGCGGCTGCGCTCGTGGATCACCTCGCTCGTGCTGTCCGCCGCGCTCGGGGGCGACGCCACGAGCCACCTCCTGGGGCGGCAGCGCTGGGGCAGGCACCAGGGCGGGGTCCACTACGTCCACGGCCCGCACGACCCCACCCGCGCACGCGAGCTCCTCGGCCAGCTCGTGGACCTGCGTGACCGGGGCCTGGTCGAGCCGCTGCCACTGCCGGTCCAGACCTCGCTGCGCTGGGCGGAGTCCTACCTCGGTGGTCCGGGCGACGACCGGGCCGCGACGCTCGACGCCGTCCGCGAGTGGCGCACCGACGACACCTTCGACCAGGCCTTCCCCAAGGAGCAGGACGACCCGAGCCGCTCCTACGTCCACGGCGGCGCGGTCCCGCTGCAGGAGATCCTCGGCGTGCCGCTCGAGGACGAGCGGTGGACGCCCGGGGTGGAGCACCGGCTCGGCCAGCTCGCGCTGCGCGTGTGGGGCCCGGTGCTGAGCGGCGACGCCGAGCGCAAGGAGCGGGTATGA
- a CDS encoding methylenetetrahydrofolate reductase — protein sequence MMGNTYPSVVLERLLRGARLEILPTASVADQVYAHVEPGRTLTVTASPAKGLEATLALTEELAAYYHVVPHLAARMVERAALPDLVARLSAAGITEIFVPGGDAEPTEETFSSALDLLIELDAMGSPFSGVGITGYPESHPGIDDDVVVQSMWDKRRYATSVVSNMSFDDDLVGQWLERVRRRGVELPVWVGVPGPVDPAKLLRMASTIGVGDSMRFLRKQRGVFTRMVMPGFSTTRFAHRMAVLGTADRLGIAGLHLYTFNQIAQTEGWRRTQLSKVAELRDPAAGT from the coding sequence ATGATGGGCAACACGTACCCCTCGGTGGTGCTGGAGCGGCTGCTGCGGGGGGCGCGGCTGGAGATCCTGCCCACGGCCTCCGTGGCCGACCAGGTGTATGCCCACGTGGAGCCCGGGCGGACGCTCACCGTGACCGCGTCGCCGGCCAAGGGGCTCGAGGCGACCCTGGCGCTCACCGAGGAGCTGGCGGCGTACTACCACGTCGTCCCGCACCTGGCGGCCCGCATGGTCGAGCGCGCGGCGCTGCCCGATCTTGTCGCGCGCCTGAGCGCGGCCGGCATCACCGAGATCTTCGTCCCGGGCGGTGACGCCGAGCCGACGGAGGAGACCTTCAGCAGCGCCCTCGACCTGCTCATCGAGCTCGACGCGATGGGCTCGCCCTTCTCCGGCGTCGGGATCACCGGCTACCCCGAGTCCCACCCGGGCATCGACGACGACGTGGTCGTGCAGTCGATGTGGGACAAGCGCCGCTACGCCACCTCCGTCGTCTCGAACATGTCCTTCGACGACGACCTCGTCGGGCAGTGGCTGGAGCGGGTGCGTCGGCGCGGTGTCGAGCTTCCGGTCTGGGTGGGGGTGCCCGGGCCCGTCGACCCCGCCAAGCTGCTGCGGATGGCGAGCACGATCGGGGTCGGCGACTCGATGCGCTTCCTGCGCAAGCAGCGGGGCGTCTTCACCCGGATGGTCATGCCGGGCTTCTCCACCACCCGCTTCGCGCACCGTATGGCGGTGCTCGGCACCGCGGACCGGCTCGGCATCGCGGGGCTGCACCTCTACACCTTCAACCAGATCGCCCAGACCGAGGGCTGGCGCCGCACCCAGCTGTCGAAGGTGGCGGAGCTGCGCGACCCGGCGGCCGGGACGTGA
- a CDS encoding IclR family transcriptional regulator, with amino-acid sequence MRNDDDSNGASVQSVDRALTILEILAKVGEAGIGEVATTLGVHKSTASRLVSTLAAHDLVELTGERGRARLGVGVLRLAGSTSARLDLVQEARPVCQELAAETNETVNIAVLGGRSALYIDQVIGPSTITSHNWVGQHIPLHATSNGRVLVSELSPRERRATWGELTAYTEGTVTDPDELDRLVDAARERGCAVVRDELDVGLTAVAAPVRNAHGEICASMSVSGPSFRMDPERVEEVVPVLVAAAAEVSSRLGWHQEPVGLTAAT; translated from the coding sequence ATGCGCAACGACGACGACAGCAACGGTGCCAGCGTCCAGTCCGTCGACCGTGCCCTGACGATCCTGGAGATCCTGGCCAAGGTCGGGGAGGCGGGGATCGGCGAGGTCGCGACGACGCTGGGAGTGCACAAGTCCACCGCCAGCCGCCTCGTCTCCACGCTCGCCGCCCACGATCTCGTCGAGCTCACCGGTGAGCGCGGTCGGGCCCGGCTCGGGGTCGGCGTCCTGCGCCTGGCCGGGTCGACCAGCGCCCGCCTGGACCTCGTGCAGGAGGCGCGCCCCGTCTGCCAGGAGCTCGCGGCGGAGACCAACGAGACCGTCAACATCGCCGTGCTCGGTGGGCGCTCCGCGCTCTACATCGACCAGGTCATCGGCCCGTCCACGATCACCTCGCACAACTGGGTCGGCCAGCACATCCCGCTGCACGCGACGAGCAACGGCCGGGTCCTCGTCAGCGAGCTGTCACCTCGCGAGCGTCGCGCCACCTGGGGCGAGCTCACGGCATACACCGAGGGCACGGTCACCGACCCGGACGAGCTGGACCGGCTCGTCGACGCCGCCCGGGAGCGCGGGTGTGCCGTCGTCCGGGACGAGCTCGACGTCGGGCTGACGGCGGTGGCCGCCCCGGTGCGCAACGCCCACGGCGAGATCTGCGCCTCGATGAGCGTCTCCGGGCCGAGCTTCCGGATGGACCCCGAGCGGGTCGAGGAGGTGGTGCCGGTCCTCGTGGCCGCTGCCGCCGAGGTGTCCTCCCGGCTCGGCTGGCACCAGGAGCCGGTCGGCCTGACCGCCGCCACCTGA